From Mucilaginibacter rubeus, a single genomic window includes:
- a CDS encoding penicillin-binding protein 1A, translated as MFRRIRNRFLRYFVILIYFIIFFFCSIELNFLGLFGYSPDMQDIKSPVLSVGSEVYTADGKLIGQYYKENRSPIEFKEISPNLVNALVATEDARFYSHGGVDFYSFFTSVLSTAKGDKRGASTITQQLAKNLFETRKKKSQGIIKHIPVLRTVVYKCKEWLTAFKIEHVYSKQQILTLYFNTVPFGNNTYGIKTASLKYFNKQPGTLNPAESALLIGMLKATSNYNPIKNPQRAIERRNTVLGQMEKYKYLTADQFKTNVALPLGLDLSYVEDDSHGDSYLRRAVEKWLDKWCKDNDYNLYEDGLKIYTTIDSKMQQYAEEAVAEKMKMLQKRFYNLWGNKNPWRDSKGVEIKDFILKNEQRLGIYKLLEKKYNGDTVKIQDYFKTKKKMKVFTWHGERDTTFSTIDSIKYYAKILNTGMMTLEPSTGKIKVWIGGIDHRFFNYDHVNQSRRQAGSTFKPFAYLTALDNGFTPCDKFTDKPVSIKYKDNGEDKVWEPNNADFHFSYREMSLRWAMGKSVNSITAQLTEKVGWDKIVEYAHRCGIESPLKSVPSVSLGSNDVSVYEMVRAYSTFLNKGEKLDPLLVTKITDQQGNVIQEFKLKTEKVLSEETAWLMLYMFRGGMEEPGGTSQALWEYNGLWKKDNQIGGKTGTSSDYVDGWYMGITKDLVTGVWVGADDRSVHFTTSETGEGSHTALPIFGSFMERVYADKSLGYTYGPFPKPWSKITKTYNCPSPHIEEDTTSTDSLSNPIDTTGVTPVQENNPENPENTPPGNK; from the coding sequence ATGTTCAGACGTATACGCAATCGCTTTTTAAGATATTTCGTCATATTAATATACTTCATTATCTTTTTTTTCTGTTCGATAGAACTTAATTTCCTTGGACTTTTCGGATACTCTCCTGACATGCAGGACATTAAAAGCCCCGTACTTTCGGTAGGATCGGAAGTTTATACGGCCGACGGTAAACTGATTGGTCAGTATTATAAGGAAAACCGCTCGCCTATCGAATTTAAAGAAATCTCCCCTAACCTTGTAAATGCCCTTGTAGCCACAGAAGACGCACGTTTTTACAGTCATGGCGGTGTAGATTTTTACTCCTTTTTCACGAGTGTACTTTCAACTGCCAAAGGTGATAAAAGGGGTGCCAGTACCATCACCCAGCAGCTGGCCAAAAACCTTTTTGAAACACGTAAAAAGAAATCGCAAGGGATAATTAAGCATATTCCGGTATTGCGCACGGTTGTTTATAAGTGTAAGGAATGGCTTACCGCCTTTAAAATTGAGCACGTTTACAGCAAACAGCAAATATTAACCCTGTATTTCAATACAGTTCCGTTCGGCAATAATACGTATGGTATAAAAACGGCGTCATTAAAATACTTCAACAAGCAGCCGGGCACTTTAAATCCAGCCGAATCAGCATTACTTATCGGTATGCTTAAAGCTACCTCAAACTACAATCCCATTAAAAACCCGCAACGTGCTATCGAAAGGCGCAACACCGTTTTGGGGCAAATGGAGAAATATAAATACCTCACAGCCGACCAATTTAAAACTAACGTAGCATTACCGCTCGGCCTTGACCTAAGCTATGTGGAAGATGACTCGCACGGCGACTCATACCTGCGCCGCGCTGTTGAAAAATGGCTGGATAAATGGTGCAAGGATAACGATTACAACCTTTATGAGGATGGATTGAAGATCTATACCACCATCGATTCAAAAATGCAGCAATATGCCGAAGAAGCCGTTGCCGAGAAGATGAAGATGCTCCAAAAACGCTTTTATAACCTATGGGGAAACAAAAACCCATGGCGCGATTCAAAAGGTGTTGAGATCAAAGATTTTATCCTGAAAAACGAGCAACGCTTAGGTATTTATAAGTTGCTGGAAAAAAAATATAACGGTGATACCGTAAAGATCCAGGACTACTTCAAAACCAAGAAAAAGATGAAGGTGTTCACCTGGCATGGCGAACGGGATACAACCTTCTCTACCATCGACTCGATAAAATACTATGCCAAGATCCTGAACACCGGCATGATGACCCTCGAGCCATCAACCGGCAAAATAAAGGTTTGGATTGGCGGTATCGATCACCGTTTCTTCAATTACGATCACGTAAACCAAAGCCGCAGGCAGGCAGGTTCAACCTTTAAACCTTTCGCTTATTTAACCGCTCTTGATAATGGGTTCACCCCTTGTGATAAGTTTACCGACAAACCGGTATCTATCAAATACAAAGACAACGGTGAAGATAAAGTTTGGGAGCCAAACAATGCCGATTTTCATTTTTCTTACCGCGAAATGTCATTGCGTTGGGCCATGGGTAAATCCGTAAACTCCATCACGGCGCAGCTAACCGAAAAAGTAGGCTGGGATAAAATTGTTGAATACGCTCACCGTTGCGGTATCGAAAGTCCGCTCAAATCGGTTCCATCAGTATCCTTAGGATCAAACGATGTTTCTGTTTATGAAATGGTAAGGGCATACAGTACCTTCCTGAACAAAGGCGAAAAACTTGACCCGCTGCTGGTAACAAAGATCACCGATCAGCAGGGTAACGTAATACAGGAATTTAAGCTTAAAACCGAGAAAGTATTAAGCGAAGAAACTGCGTGGCTGATGCTATACATGTTCCGTGGCGGTATGGAAGAACCGGGCGGCACTTCACAGGCGCTTTGGGAATACAACGGCCTTTGGAAAAAAGACAACCAGATTGGTGGCAAAACCGGTACATCGTCGGACTATGTTGACGGCTGGTACATGGGCATCACTAAAGACCTGGTAACCGGTGTTTGGGTTGGTGCCGATGACCGCTCAGTACACTTTACCACATCCGAAACAGGCGAAGGCTCACACACCGCCCTGCCTATCTTCGGCAGCTTTATGGAAAGGGTTTATGCTGATAAATCGCTTGGATATACTTATGGGCCATTCCCTAAACCGTGGAGCAAGATCACTAAGACATATAATTGCCCATCGCCACATATTGAGGAAGACACAACTTCAACAGATAGCTTAAGCAATCCTATTGACACAACCGGCGTAACACCTGTACAGGAAAACAATCCGGAAAACCCGGAAAACACACCGCCGGGTAATAAATAA
- a CDS encoding GH92 family glycosyl hydrolase gives MSYIKPLFRSALPLAFLLTIPILSSAQKKKEKDKDYAQLVDPFIGTGGHGHTYPGPVMPFGMVQLSPDTRLEGWDGCSGYHYTDSLVYGFSHTHLSGTGVPDYCDVLFMPTTGDPKFKNTEYRSHFSKKNESATPGYYHTLLDKYNIGVELTATTRVGVHRYTYPSTDKANIIIDLQHRDEVLDSWIEVVNDHEVRGFRMSKSWADKQQVYFYAKFSKPFKTYGIALNNEVQNGQSKVQGKNIKLFLQFDNPGEVISKVGISAVSAEGALKNLDAEVPDFDFKKIQKDAKIAWNHELNKIQVEGGAPAPSSQTQAVGGTGPYSYTAPAKKVVQPDYAKIKQTIFYTALYHSMVAPSIYSDVDGQYRGMDQQVHTAQGFDYYTVFSLWDTFRAENPLLTLIDRKRTLDFIKSFMAMYDQGGLLPIWPLATTETYCMIGNHSIPVIVDAYAKGIRDFDAEKAFTAMKAAVNRNQFGLDNYRKNGAVQSDAEDASVSKTLEYAYDDWCIAQMAKMLNKTDDYTQYSQRAQYWKNVYNNQNTFMQARANGGWLEPFDPTEINGNYTEGNSWQYSFLVPHDVETLIDKMGGKQAFENKLDELFSTQSKLSGSDIPDVAGLIGQYAHGNEPSHHMAYLYNFTDSPDKTQFYVSRILREEYSNKPDGLAGNEDCGQMSAWYVMSSLGIYNIAPGQQDFQIGIPQFDKAVINLENGKKFSIINPGAGITRSNIYLQGMNLDKKVYSKLFINYDDVVKGGDFEVFTGRLANKIFTQDLEKPVSKITDNLIVANPYIIAPAKSFKQPFSIQIKDQDADAKIYYTLDGSVPTASSTLYTQPINITDNITIKAIAIKDGKSSFVDEASFIKLRNDIKLTIINKYLPNYPAKGDESLIDGQHGTTNWRLGNWQGYQGKDFIAVVDMSAVKPIKQISINALQDSRAWIVFPKYVQFWTSNDGKTYKLATTVNTKVDIKDTNVQTQEFTAPLNTNARYIKLIAKQYGPLPDWHENKGSQSYIFTDEITVE, from the coding sequence ATGTCATATATAAAACCATTGTTTCGCAGTGCTTTACCGCTCGCTTTTTTATTAACTATCCCAATCCTTTCATCAGCCCAAAAGAAAAAAGAAAAGGATAAGGATTACGCCCAACTGGTTGATCCTTTTATAGGCACCGGCGGACATGGGCACACCTACCCCGGCCCGGTAATGCCTTTTGGCATGGTGCAGCTTAGTCCGGATACCCGGTTAGAAGGCTGGGACGGCTGCTCGGGTTATCATTATACCGATAGTTTGGTTTATGGCTTTTCGCATACACACTTAAGCGGTACCGGCGTACCTGATTATTGCGACGTGCTGTTTATGCCCACCACCGGCGATCCTAAATTCAAAAACACCGAATACCGCTCGCACTTCAGCAAAAAGAATGAAAGTGCTACGCCCGGCTATTATCATACCCTGCTCGATAAATACAACATCGGCGTTGAGCTAACGGCTACAACCCGTGTGGGCGTTCACCGCTATACTTATCCATCAACCGATAAGGCCAACATTATTATCGATCTGCAGCATCGCGATGAAGTGCTTGATTCATGGATTGAAGTGGTAAATGATCATGAGGTTCGCGGCTTCCGCATGTCGAAATCATGGGCCGATAAACAACAGGTATATTTTTATGCCAAGTTTTCAAAGCCTTTTAAAACCTATGGTATCGCGTTAAATAACGAGGTTCAAAATGGGCAGAGCAAAGTACAGGGCAAAAACATCAAGCTGTTTTTACAGTTTGATAATCCCGGTGAGGTGATCAGCAAAGTAGGCATCTCTGCGGTAAGCGCCGAAGGTGCCTTGAAAAACCTGGACGCCGAAGTGCCCGACTTCGATTTTAAAAAGATTCAGAAAGATGCCAAAATAGCCTGGAACCACGAACTCAATAAAATTCAGGTTGAAGGTGGCGCTCCTGCCCCATCCTCGCAAACCCAGGCCGTAGGCGGTACAGGGCCTTATAGCTATACCGCACCTGCAAAAAAAGTAGTTCAGCCCGATTATGCTAAAATAAAGCAAACCATCTTTTACACGGCTCTATACCACAGCATGGTAGCCCCAAGCATATACAGCGATGTTGACGGGCAATACCGGGGCATGGATCAGCAGGTACATACAGCTCAGGGATTTGATTATTACACGGTATTCTCCCTGTGGGATACCTTCAGGGCCGAGAACCCGCTACTGACATTGATAGACCGCAAACGCACACTTGATTTCATCAAAAGCTTTATGGCGATGTATGATCAGGGTGGTTTATTACCGATATGGCCGCTGGCTACTACCGAGACTTATTGCATGATCGGTAACCATTCTATCCCGGTTATTGTGGATGCGTATGCTAAAGGCATTCGCGATTTTGATGCCGAGAAAGCATTTACCGCGATGAAAGCTGCTGTAAACCGCAACCAGTTTGGTTTGGATAATTACCGCAAAAACGGGGCGGTTCAATCAGATGCAGAAGACGCCTCTGTATCAAAAACCTTAGAATACGCTTACGACGATTGGTGCATTGCGCAGATGGCTAAAATGCTCAACAAAACCGACGATTATACCCAATATAGTCAGCGTGCCCAATATTGGAAAAACGTTTACAACAACCAGAACACCTTTATGCAGGCCCGCGCAAACGGCGGCTGGCTGGAGCCTTTTGACCCTACGGAAATTAACGGTAATTATACCGAAGGCAACTCCTGGCAATATTCATTTTTGGTACCACATGACGTAGAAACCCTGATTGATAAAATGGGCGGGAAACAGGCTTTTGAAAACAAGCTTGATGAGCTATTCAGCACACAATCAAAACTAAGCGGCAGCGATATTCCGGATGTAGCCGGTTTGATAGGCCAATATGCACATGGTAACGAGCCAAGCCACCACATGGCTTACCTGTACAACTTTACCGACTCGCCGGATAAAACCCAGTTTTATGTAAGCCGCATTTTGCGCGAAGAATACAGCAATAAACCGGATGGCTTAGCCGGAAATGAGGATTGCGGACAGATGTCGGCCTGGTACGTGATGAGTTCATTGGGGATTTACAATATTGCTCCCGGTCAGCAGGATTTTCAGATTGGTATACCTCAGTTTGATAAAGCGGTGATCAACCTTGAAAATGGTAAAAAATTCAGCATTATTAACCCTGGTGCCGGTATTACCCGAAGCAATATTTACCTGCAGGGCATGAACCTTGATAAAAAAGTATATAGTAAGCTTTTCATCAATTACGACGATGTTGTTAAAGGCGGAGATTTTGAAGTATTTACCGGCAGGCTGGCCAATAAGATATTTACCCAGGACCTGGAAAAACCGGTTTCGAAGATTACAGATAACCTGATTGTTGCCAACCCTTACATTATAGCGCCGGCCAAATCATTCAAGCAGCCTTTCAGCATCCAGATCAAAGATCAGGATGCCGACGCGAAGATCTATTATACGCTTGATGGCTCTGTACCTACCGCTTCATCAACGCTTTACACACAGCCTATCAATATCACTGATAATATCACGATAAAAGCCATCGCTATAAAAGATGGCAAAAGCAGTTTTGTTGACGAGGCAAGTTTTATCAAGCTCCGTAACGATATTAAACTAACGATAATTAACAAATACCTGCCTAACTACCCTGCTAAAGGAGATGAATCATTAATTGACGGGCAGCACGGAACTACCAACTGGCGTTTAGGCAACTGGCAGGGCTATCAGGGTAAAGATTTTATCGCGGTGGTTGATATGAGCGCGGTTAAGCCTATAAAACAGATTAGCATTAATGCCCTGCAGGATAGCCGCGCCTGGATCGTGTTTCCTAAATATGTGCAGTTCTGGACATCAAACGATGGTAAAACCTATAAACTGGCAACCACCGTTAATACCAAAGTTGATATCAAGGACACCAACGTACAAACACAGGAATTTACCGCACCATTAAACACCAATGCCCGTTACATTAAACTGATTGCCAAACAATATGGCCCGCTGCCCGATTGGCATGAAAACAAAGGCAGCCAGTCGTATATTTTTACTGATGAAATAACGGTGGAGTGA
- a CDS encoding polyphosphate kinase 2 family protein encodes MKNLTEQFKVKSDTKFSLSDYDPAFSDGYEKEDARAVLTELIGETFKLQAQLYASNNYSLLIIFQAMDAAGKDSAIAHTMSGLNPQGCQVYSFKQPSSEDYDHDFLWRHYKALPESGRIGIHNRSHYENVLVVKVHPELALKENNPYIKDVKDIDKKFWEQRYESIRNFEKHIHNNGTIVIKFFLNVSKQEQKKRFLKRIDNPAKNWKFQASDITEREHWDEYMSAYEKAINETSTDDCPWYVIPADKKWFTRIAISTIIHDTLKGLKLEFPVLPKEEMEKLQEAKQLLEKQ; translated from the coding sequence ATGAAGAATCTTACCGAACAATTTAAAGTAAAAAGCGATACCAAGTTTTCGCTGAGTGACTATGATCCCGCGTTTAGCGATGGTTATGAAAAGGAAGATGCCCGCGCTGTATTAACGGAGCTGATAGGCGAAACTTTTAAATTGCAGGCCCAGCTTTATGCCTCCAATAATTATTCATTGCTCATTATTTTTCAGGCGATGGACGCGGCCGGGAAAGATAGTGCCATAGCGCACACCATGTCGGGCTTAAATCCGCAGGGTTGCCAGGTTTATAGTTTTAAACAACCAAGTTCTGAGGACTACGATCACGACTTTTTATGGCGACACTATAAAGCTCTGCCCGAAAGCGGACGGATAGGTATTCATAACCGGTCGCACTATGAAAATGTGCTGGTAGTTAAGGTGCATCCCGAACTTGCTTTAAAGGAGAATAATCCTTACATAAAGGATGTGAAAGATATCGACAAGAAGTTTTGGGAACAACGGTATGAGAGTATCCGAAATTTTGAAAAGCATATCCATAACAACGGTACTATTGTGATCAAGTTTTTCCTGAATGTATCCAAACAGGAACAAAAGAAACGGTTTTTAAAACGGATAGACAACCCTGCAAAGAATTGGAAATTTCAGGCCAGCGATATCACGGAACGGGAACATTGGGATGAATATATGAGCGCTTATGAAAAAGCCATTAATGAGACATCAACAGATGATTGCCCATGGTATGTGATCCCGGCAGATAAAAAATGGTTTACCCGCATCGCTATTTCAACAATAATACATGATACCTTGAAGGGTTTGAAACTGGAGTTCCCGGTTTTACCTAAAGAGGAAATGGAAAAGCTGCAGGAAGCTAAGCAGTTGTTGGAAAAGCAATGA
- a CDS encoding DPP IV N-terminal domain-containing protein, translating to MNKVYSLFNRVKKHTIVLFCIVGSLLIGTNAQAQYFGQNKVRYKNLKFNVYKTPHFEIYYYLKNDSMVKRFAQESELWYTLHQQVFRDTFKHANPIILYANHPDFQQTTAIDGEIGVGTGGVTEGLKNRVVMPVMETNQTTRHVIGHELVHAFQYRLLMGHDSSEYENINNIPLWMIEGMAEYLSLGKKDTYTAMWMRDAYLNHDIPSVRDLTESSKYFPYRYGEAFWSFIGSTYGDTVIVPFFKNAAKFGLEYGIRRTFGYDDRTLSRLWKNSIEATYKPFLKDTTQTPKGIKLIDSKNGGDLVVAPSVSPDGKYVAFLSAKSLFSIDLYLADAKTGRILRKLTSKVSNTHIDEFNFIESAGAWSPDGSKFAFSVFSKGRNKLDVVDLKSGNVIDDFSMEQVEQFSNLSWSPNGKDIVFQGLVEGQSDLYSYNFDTKKITQLTNDKYSDYQPSYSPDGKKIIFSSDRTTYDQSLEQDIPFNLAELDLATGKVTDIKIFNGANNLNPQYSADGKQIYFLSNRDGFRNLYRYTTATGQIDQMTNLFTGISGITEYSPALSISNHDDVVYSYYRAQKYSIYNAKASDFTPIVVQPGDVNFAAGTLPPNRSVGVDLINSNLNNFLAYRKIPTDSVKAIPFRSKFKLDYLAGSGIGVGVSNFYGTSLSSGIQGVFSDILGRNQIFAAASVNGQIYDSGAAVTYVNQTGRWNLGVGVSHIPYQFGFNTTTYPTRNVNGKNQTVYSDNIDIIRNFEDAGRVFTSYPISRTTRFEVSGAASHNYYRVDRYSDSYLLDTTVVNGKQQVNIGNYISSDRKKIPNDEESATLNQNYGSTYFYNLKAYSILTLSTALIGDNSFFGVTAPLNGFRYRLEAGYNFGTYRFFSPTIDVRKYVRTAPVTFAARFFATGRFGDDKGLYPLFVGYPFYIRGYEGQTFYNNGKATTNGFTIDQLSGSRLAVFNFEVRLPFTGPEKLAAIKSKFLFTDLNLFFDAGLAWNAGDHIYFQKDPPVIGQQEFTDSNGTVTTQNLYGRVPALSAGISLRINVFGAFILEPYLAVPFNRSDVKKPLFGLGFTPGW from the coding sequence ATGAATAAAGTTTACTCACTTTTCAATAGAGTTAAAAAGCACACCATTGTATTATTTTGTATAGTTGGCTCGCTGTTGATTGGCACCAACGCTCAGGCCCAATACTTTGGCCAAAACAAAGTAAGATATAAAAACCTCAAGTTTAACGTTTACAAAACCCCTCACTTTGAAATTTACTACTATCTGAAAAACGATAGCATGGTGAAGCGTTTTGCCCAGGAAAGTGAGCTGTGGTATACCCTGCACCAGCAGGTTTTCAGGGATACCTTTAAACATGCCAACCCCATTATACTATACGCCAATCACCCCGATTTCCAGCAAACTACCGCTATCGATGGCGAGATAGGCGTAGGTACAGGCGGTGTTACGGAGGGCCTTAAAAACCGTGTGGTGATGCCCGTAATGGAAACCAACCAAACCACAAGGCACGTAATTGGCCACGAGTTGGTGCACGCTTTCCAGTACCGCTTGCTGATGGGGCATGATTCATCCGAGTATGAAAATATAAATAACATTCCGCTGTGGATGATTGAGGGTATGGCCGAATACCTTTCATTAGGTAAAAAGGATACTTACACAGCCATGTGGATGCGTGATGCTTACCTGAACCATGATATCCCTTCGGTGCGTGACCTTACTGAGAGCAGCAAATATTTCCCGTATCGTTATGGCGAGGCATTCTGGTCGTTCATAGGTTCAACTTATGGCGATACGGTTATAGTGCCCTTCTTTAAAAACGCGGCCAAATTTGGTTTGGAATATGGCATCAGGCGGACATTCGGTTATGACGATCGTACGCTCTCCCGCCTTTGGAAAAACTCAATTGAGGCCACTTATAAGCCGTTTTTAAAGGACACCACGCAAACACCTAAGGGCATAAAACTCATTGATAGCAAAAACGGCGGCGACCTGGTGGTTGCGCCTTCTGTAAGTCCGGATGGTAAATATGTAGCCTTCCTATCGGCCAAGAGCCTATTTAGTATTGACCTTTACCTGGCCGACGCCAAAACCGGTCGAATCTTGAGAAAGCTCACCAGCAAGGTGTCCAATACCCATATTGATGAGTTTAACTTCATTGAGTCGGCAGGTGCATGGTCGCCGGATGGAAGCAAGTTTGCCTTTAGTGTATTTAGTAAGGGACGTAATAAACTCGATGTTGTCGATCTTAAAAGCGGCAATGTGATTGACGACTTCTCCATGGAACAGGTTGAACAGTTTAGTAACCTGTCATGGTCGCCGAATGGCAAGGATATAGTTTTCCAGGGCCTGGTTGAAGGGCAGAGTGATTTGTATTCTTATAACTTCGATACCAAAAAGATCACCCAGCTTACTAACGATAAATATTCCGATTATCAGCCAAGCTATTCGCCTGATGGTAAAAAGATCATCTTCTCGAGCGACAGAACCACTTACGATCAAAGCCTTGAGCAGGATATCCCTTTCAACCTTGCCGAGCTTGACCTGGCAACTGGAAAAGTAACCGATATCAAGATCTTTAATGGTGCCAACAACCTGAACCCGCAATATTCGGCTGATGGCAAACAGATCTATTTCCTGTCAAACCGGGATGGCTTCCGTAATTTGTATCGATATACTACAGCTACCGGGCAGATAGACCAGATGACTAACCTGTTCACCGGTATTTCGGGTATCACAGAGTATTCTCCGGCATTGAGCATTTCTAATCACGATGACGTGGTTTATTCCTACTACCGGGCACAAAAATATTCCATCTACAATGCCAAAGCATCCGATTTTACACCCATTGTAGTACAGCCGGGCGATGTTAATTTTGCGGCGGGCACATTGCCGCCAAATCGTTCTGTAGGCGTTGATCTTATTAACTCCAACCTGAATAACTTCCTGGCTTATCGTAAAATCCCAACCGATTCGGTTAAGGCTATCCCATTCCGTTCAAAATTTAAGCTGGATTACCTGGCCGGTAGCGGTATTGGCGTGGGTGTGAGTAACTTCTACGGTACAAGCCTTTCAAGTGGTATCCAGGGCGTATTCAGCGATATTTTGGGCCGTAACCAGATCTTTGCCGCAGCTTCGGTAAACGGGCAGATCTATGATTCGGGCGCTGCCGTGACCTATGTAAACCAAACCGGCCGCTGGAACCTGGGGGTGGGTGTTTCGCATATTCCCTACCAGTTTGGTTTTAATACAACCACTTACCCAACAAGAAACGTAAACGGGAAGAACCAAACGGTTTATTCTGATAACATCGACATCATCCGCAACTTTGAAGACGCGGGCAGGGTATTTACCTCTTACCCTATCTCAAGAACAACTCGCTTTGAAGTTAGTGGAGCGGCATCACACAACTATTATCGTGTTGACCGTTACAGCGATTCCTACCTGCTTGATACCACGGTAGTGAATGGGAAACAACAAGTAAACATCGGTAATTACATCTCATCTGACAGGAAAAAGATCCCTAATGACGAGGAATCGGCAACACTTAATCAAAACTACGGTTCTACTTATTTCTATAATTTAAAGGCTTATTCTATTTTAACCCTTTCAACGGCGTTAATTGGTGATAACTCGTTTTTTGGCGTTACCGCACCGTTAAACGGTTTCAGGTACAGGCTGGAAGCCGGTTATAACTTTGGTACTTACCGCTTTTTTTCGCCAACAATTGACGTAAGGAAATACGTGCGTACCGCCCCGGTTACATTTGCAGCCCGCTTTTTTGCAACAGGCAGGTTTGGCGATGACAAAGGGCTTTACCCATTATTTGTGGGTTATCCTTTTTATATCAGGGGCTATGAAGGGCAAACATTTTATAATAACGGCAAAGCCACAACCAACGGTTTCACTATCGATCAGTTATCAGGCAGCCGTTTAGCGGTATTTAATTTCGAGGTACGTTTACCGTTTACCGGTCCTGAAAAATTGGCTGCCATAAAATCGAAATTCCTGTTTACCGATCTTAACTTGTTTTTTGATGCAGGTTTAGCCTGGAATGCAGGTGATCATATTTATTTCCAGAAAGATCCTCCGGTAATCGGTCAGCAGGAGTTTACTGATAGCAATGGCACTGTAACTACTCAAAACCTGTACGGCCGAGTTCCTGCATTAAGTGCGGGTATCTCATTACGTATCAACGTTTTTGGCGCATTTATTTTGGAACCTTACCTGGCTGTTCCGTTTAACCGTAGCGATGTGAAAAAACCACTGTTTGGCTTAGGCTTTACGCCGGGCTGGTAA